A genomic stretch from Setaria viridis chromosome 1, Setaria_viridis_v4.0, whole genome shotgun sequence includes:
- the LOC117843962 gene encoding outer envelope protein 80, chloroplastic translates to MGRCRDVRFVSSGVKLPSAPSPSPGPAPALLSAALPFAHIGRAIDSAARRLGACLPRVPVARADPAPPPPARRHGKDAGGGAEERVLISEVAVRGKDGEPLERPELEAAAAAALRACRPNAALTVREVQEDVHRVVESGLFRSCMPVAVDTRDGIRLVFEVEPNQDFHGLVCEGANMLPSKFLEDAFRDRHGKIINIRHLDQVIKSVNGWYQHRGLTGLVSYAEILSGGILRLQISEAEVNNINIRFLDRKTGEPTVGKTQPETILRQLTTKKGQAYNRAQVKRDVETILTMGIMEDVTIIPQPVGDSNKVDLVMNLVERPSGGFSAGGGISSGITNGPLSGLIGSFAYSHRNVFGRNKKLNLSLERGQIDSIFRLNFTDPWIDGDNKRTSRTVMIQNSRTPGTLVHGGDHPNHEPITIGRVTAGVEYSRPFRPKWSGTLGLIFQHAGARDDKGNPVIRDFYNSQLTASGNAYDDTLLAKFESVYTDSGDHSSTMFVFNVEQGLPVLPEWLSFNRVTARLRQGYEIGPARLLLSASGGHVEGNFPPHEAFAIGGTNSVRGYEEGAVGSGRSYAVGSGEVSCRMFGPLEGVVFGDYGSDVGSGPKVPGDPAGARGKPGSGYGYGVGIRVDSPLGPLRLEYAFNDKQARRFHFGVGYRN, encoded by the exons ATGGGGCGCTGCCGCGATGTCCGCTTCGTCTCCTCCGGCGTCAAGCTCCCCTCCGCACCGTCCCCTTCCCCGGGgcccgcgcccgcgctcctCTCCGCGGCGCTCCCCTTCGCGCACATCGGCCGCGCCATCGactcggccgcgcgccgcctgggCGCGTGCCTCCCCCGGGTCCCGGTCGCGCGGGCCgacccggcgccgcccccgccggcacGGCGGCACGGGAAGGACGCGGGAGGGGGCGCCGAGGAGCGGGTGCTGATCAGCGAGGTGGCGGTGCGGGGCAAGGACGGGGAGCCCCTGGAGCGTCCCGAgctggaggccgccgccgccgcggcgctgcgcGCGTGCCGCCCCAACGCCGCGCTCACCGTGCGGGAGGTGCAGGAGGACGTGCACCGCGTCGTGGAGAGCGGGCTGTTCCGATCGTGCATGCCCGTCGCCGTTGACACCCGCGACGGCATTCGCCTCGTCTTCGAG GTGGAGCCGAATCAGGACTTCCATGGGTTGGTCTGCGAAGGCGCCAACATGCTGCCTTCCAAGTTCCTGGAAGATGCATTTCGTGATCGCCATG GAAAAATCATTAACATTAGACATCTGGATCAAGTGATAAAGTCTGTTAACGGATGGTATCAGCACCGCGGTCTAACTGGGCTG GTTTCATACGCTGAGATACTTTCTGGAGGAATTTTGAGGCTGCAAATTTCAGAAGCTGAGGTTAATAACATTAACATCCGCTTTCTAGATAGGAAAAC TGGTGAACCAACTGTCGGAAAGACACAGCCAGAGACCATCCTTCGACAACTTACCACCAAGAAAGGGCAG GCTTACAATAGGGCGCAAGTCAAAAGGGATGTTGAAACAATACTTACTATGGGCATCATGGAGGATGTTACAATAATTCCACAGCCAGTTGGAG ATTCGAATAAAGTTGACCTTGTGATGAATCTTGTTGAACGCCCTTCGGGTGGTTTCTCTGCTGGTGGTGGCATTTCAAGTGG GATAACAAATGGACCCCTTTCTGGACTTATTGGCAG TTTTGCATATTCACACCGGAATGTTTTTGGGAGGAACAAAAAATTGAATCTTTCACTTGAAAGGGGGCAGATTGATTCAATTTTTAGATTGAACTTTACTGACCCATGGATCGATGGCGACAACAAGAGAACCTCTAGAACTGTTATGATTCAG AACTCTAGGACTCCTGGAACACTTGTACATGGTGGTGATCATCCTAACCATGAGCCTATAACGATTGGACGTGTTACTGCCGGCGTGGAGTATAGCCGTCCGTTCAGGCCAAAATGGAGTGGGACGCTTGGCTTAATTTTTCAG CATGCTGGTGCTCGTGATGACAAAGGCAATCCTGTCATCAGGGATTTCTATAACAGCCAATTAACTGCCAG TGGAAATGCTTATGATGATACACTGCTTGCTAAGTTTGAAAGTGTCTACACAGATTCTGGGGACCATAGCTCTACAATG TTTGTTTTCAACGTTGAGCAAGGTCTCCCTGTTCTTCCTGAGTGGCTAAGCTTCAACAGAGTGACAGCACGTTTGAGGCAGGGCTATGAAATTGGTCCTGCTCGGCTTCTTCTaag TGCTTCTGGAGGTCACGTGGAGGGAAATTTTCCACCTCATGAAGCATTTGCAATTGGTGGGACAAATAGTGTAAGAGGATACGAAGAAGGTGCTGTTGGTTCTGGGCGTTCTTATGCCGTAGGTAGTGGAGAAGTGTCATGTCGCATG TTTGGACCGCTGGAAGGTGTTGTCTTTGGGGACTATGGTAGTGATGTCGGTTCTGGTCCTAAAGTTCCTG GTGACCCAGCGGGAGCTCGTGGGAAACCAGGTAGCGGGTATGGTTACGGTGTTGGCATCCGTGTGGACTCCCCACTTGGACCTCTGCGGCTTGAATATGCCTTCAATGATAAACAAGCAAGGAGATTTCACTTTGGTGTTGGCTACAGAAATTAA
- the LOC117847947 gene encoding zinc transporter ZTP29 isoform X1 — protein sequence MESQVFYRALMLSAVGGLSTAIGALFVVLNPAPNLKMLGLLQGFAAGLMLSISFLDLAHNAMNSIGFLKGNLWFFAGVLFFGFIVKFIPEPDFSPEADPSEKKQADDGGSGKDMMRKHRRQVLFSGIITAVGISLHNFPEGMAVFLGSVKGLHVGLNLAVAIALHNIPEGVAVALPIYFATKSKWKAFYMAAGSGLAEPVGVIAVAYLFPSSLNPDILEGLLGSVGGVMAFLTLHEMLPLAFDYCGQKRAVKAVFVGMACMSASLYFLEISLPKEISL from the exons ATGGAGTCGCAGGTGTTCTACAGGGCGCTGATGCTCTCGGCCGTCGGCGGGCTCAGCACCGCCATCG GTGCGCTGTTTGTGGTTTTGAATCCTGCCCCTAACCTTAAGATGCTTGGGCTTCTCCAG GGTTTTGCTGCTGGGCTTATGCTGAGCATCTCCTTTCTAGACTTGGCACACAATGCGATGAATTCTATTGGCTTCTTGAAGGGCAACCTCTGG TTTTTTGCAGGAGTTCTTTTCTTTGGTTTTATCGTCAAATTTATTCCAGAGCCAGACTTTTCACCAGAAGCTGATCCAAGTGAGAAAAAG CAGGCTGATGATGGTGGCTCGGGTAAAGATATGATGAGAAAACATCGCCGGCAAGTGTTATTCAGTGGTATTATCACTGCTGTTG GAATTAGCTTGCACAATTTTCCAGAGGGAATGGCTGTATTTCTTGGGTCTGTGAAG GGTCTTCATGTGGGTCTGAACTTGGCTGTTGCTATTGCTTTACATAACATACCAGAG GGGGTTGCTGTAGCTCTTCCAATTTATTTTGCTACCAAGAG CAAATGGAAGGCATTTTATATGGCAGCAGGATCCGGTTTGGCCGAGCCAGTAGGAGTAATTGCTGTAG CTTACTTGTTTCCAAGCAGCTTGAATCCTGACATTCTTGAAGGTTTACTTGGATCTG TTGGTGGTGTTATGGCTTTCCTCACTCTGCATGAAATGCTGCCTCTTGCATTTGACTATTGTGGCCAGAAGCGAGCTGTCAAAGCAGTCTTTGTGGGCATGGCCTGCATGTCTGCAAG CTTGTACTTCTTGGAGATCAGCCTACCAAAGGAGATAAGCTTGTAG
- the LOC117847947 gene encoding zinc transporter ZTP29 isoform X2, protein MESQVFYRALMLSAVGGLSTAIGALFVVLNPAPNLKMLGLLQGFAAGLMLSISFLDLAHNAMNSIGFLKGNLWFFAGVLFFGFIVKFIPEPDFSPEADPSEKKADDGGSGKDMMRKHRRQVLFSGIITAVGISLHNFPEGMAVFLGSVKGLHVGLNLAVAIALHNIPEGVAVALPIYFATKSKWKAFYMAAGSGLAEPVGVIAVAYLFPSSLNPDILEGLLGSVGGVMAFLTLHEMLPLAFDYCGQKRAVKAVFVGMACMSASLYFLEISLPKEISL, encoded by the exons ATGGAGTCGCAGGTGTTCTACAGGGCGCTGATGCTCTCGGCCGTCGGCGGGCTCAGCACCGCCATCG GTGCGCTGTTTGTGGTTTTGAATCCTGCCCCTAACCTTAAGATGCTTGGGCTTCTCCAG GGTTTTGCTGCTGGGCTTATGCTGAGCATCTCCTTTCTAGACTTGGCACACAATGCGATGAATTCTATTGGCTTCTTGAAGGGCAACCTCTGG TTTTTTGCAGGAGTTCTTTTCTTTGGTTTTATCGTCAAATTTATTCCAGAGCCAGACTTTTCACCAGAAGCTGATCCAAGTGAGAAAAAG GCTGATGATGGTGGCTCGGGTAAAGATATGATGAGAAAACATCGCCGGCAAGTGTTATTCAGTGGTATTATCACTGCTGTTG GAATTAGCTTGCACAATTTTCCAGAGGGAATGGCTGTATTTCTTGGGTCTGTGAAG GGTCTTCATGTGGGTCTGAACTTGGCTGTTGCTATTGCTTTACATAACATACCAGAG GGGGTTGCTGTAGCTCTTCCAATTTATTTTGCTACCAAGAG CAAATGGAAGGCATTTTATATGGCAGCAGGATCCGGTTTGGCCGAGCCAGTAGGAGTAATTGCTGTAG CTTACTTGTTTCCAAGCAGCTTGAATCCTGACATTCTTGAAGGTTTACTTGGATCTG TTGGTGGTGTTATGGCTTTCCTCACTCTGCATGAAATGCTGCCTCTTGCATTTGACTATTGTGGCCAGAAGCGAGCTGTCAAAGCAGTCTTTGTGGGCATGGCCTGCATGTCTGCAAG CTTGTACTTCTTGGAGATCAGCCTACCAAAGGAGATAAGCTTGTAG